From a single Streptomyces liliifuscus genomic region:
- a CDS encoding prenyltransferase/squalene oxidase repeat-containing protein has protein sequence MFVRRSAAVLAATAVIGTAFAPAALADESPGATPSQAFPSALYGSTDPTYDGVWRQSLALLAQDTVGVKPTKQAVDWLTGQQCESGAFAAYRPDPSTKCDAKTKVDTNSTAAALQALEALDASDAVTGAAVKWLKSVQNKDGGWGYFPGTPSDTNSTSVVIGALDAGDTDPKDLPSKDDRTPYDALLGLSVPCDENGGGAFAFQPDKKGKLAANADATAAGVLGALGEGLDTDPDQDGADKASPKASRCEGGDSLTIEDAAANGALYLAGAVAKNGYLKSSLPGAEDQPDYGNTADTVVALAAAGRTADTEKPLAWLEKNSGTWAAKSGPAAYAQLIFAANATGTDPRAFGGADLVKQLGATGPAAASTDASTAPVDGKDDKDEKDTASDEDDGGVSLWWIIGVGLVGGIGIGFLLSGRNKKQQP, from the coding sequence ATGTTTGTCCGCCGCAGCGCAGCGGTACTGGCCGCCACCGCCGTGATCGGTACGGCGTTCGCGCCCGCCGCCCTCGCCGACGAGTCGCCCGGCGCGACCCCCTCCCAGGCGTTCCCCTCCGCCCTGTACGGCAGCACCGACCCCACCTACGACGGTGTCTGGCGGCAGTCGCTCGCGCTGCTCGCCCAGGACACCGTGGGGGTGAAGCCCACGAAGCAGGCCGTCGACTGGCTCACCGGCCAGCAGTGCGAGAGCGGGGCCTTCGCGGCCTACCGCCCCGACCCGAGCACGAAGTGCGACGCCAAGACCAAGGTCGACACGAACAGCACAGCCGCCGCACTGCAGGCCCTGGAGGCTCTCGACGCGAGCGACGCCGTGACCGGCGCGGCCGTGAAGTGGCTGAAGTCCGTACAGAACAAGGACGGCGGCTGGGGCTACTTCCCCGGCACGCCCAGCGACACCAACTCGACGTCCGTCGTGATCGGGGCGCTCGACGCCGGGGACACCGACCCGAAGGACCTGCCCTCGAAGGACGACCGGACGCCGTACGACGCCCTGCTCGGGCTCTCCGTCCCCTGCGACGAGAACGGCGGCGGCGCCTTCGCCTTCCAGCCGGACAAGAAGGGCAAGCTCGCGGCGAACGCGGACGCCACGGCGGCCGGGGTGCTGGGTGCGCTCGGCGAGGGCCTCGACACCGATCCCGACCAGGACGGCGCCGACAAGGCCTCTCCGAAGGCGTCCCGGTGCGAGGGCGGCGACTCCCTCACGATCGAGGACGCGGCGGCCAACGGCGCCCTGTACCTCGCGGGCGCGGTCGCCAAGAACGGCTACCTGAAGTCCTCGCTCCCCGGCGCCGAGGACCAGCCCGACTACGGCAACACCGCCGACACGGTCGTCGCGCTCGCCGCCGCCGGCCGCACGGCCGACACCGAGAAGCCGCTGGCCTGGCTGGAGAAGAACTCCGGTACCTGGGCGGCGAAGAGCGGCCCGGCGGCGTACGCGCAGCTGATCTTCGCGGCGAACGCCACCGGCACGGACCCGCGTGCCTTCGGCGGCGCCGACCTCGTGAAGCAGCTCGGCGCGACCGGCCCCGCGGCGGCGTCCACCGACGCCTCCACCGCCCCGGTCGACGGCAAGGACGACAAGGACGAGAAGGACACCGCCTCGGACGAGGACGACGGCGGGGTCAGCCTCTGGTGGATCATCGGGGTCGGCCTGGTCGGCGGTATCGGCATCGGTTTCCTCCTCAGCGGCCGTAACAAGAAGCAGCAGCCGTGA